In one Cloacibacillus porcorum genomic region, the following are encoded:
- a CDS encoding ABC transporter substrate-binding protein/permease: MKKLIALTALILALLSPAALYAGETAAVSADSGEKILRWGGDSEGGFPYMFPDPKDPKKLIGFEVDIVDALAEEMGRKPVYVNNAWDNLIPGLDRNLYDIAINGLEVTPEHEEAINFSIPYYKTYLQLAVRRKDDSVKNLQDLKGKVAGTLKESYAQMVLEEVGDVEIRTYIVEANTYEDLANGRLDAALFDQPIALYSAGFNPEIKFVGPPIGEITYAIAIRKQDKELLTEVNRALVALRDSGKLREIYDKWNLWTPVMATEFNDFDPPKYEPVYYNEWAEAHRPNLTMQKRMERYWDAMPLFAKGALVTMEVSIVAMVIAISLGLILAVTRVFAPGWLALIATWYVEIVRGTPVLIQLFFIFYGLPSVGIKFSPFWAGAIGLGLNYAAYEAEIYRTGLFAIPRTQWESALALGMTRWQAMREVILPQAVRVVIPPITNDFISLLKDSSLVSIITMVDLTKVYGQVSATYYDYFGPGIIVAIIYLILGLPFVRFARFTEKRLAAAENDGKQGRRENIYRSSTRYL, encoded by the coding sequence ATGAAAAAGTTAATCGCGCTTACCGCGCTTATCCTTGCGCTGCTTTCACCGGCGGCGCTATATGCCGGCGAGACCGCGGCGGTATCCGCGGACAGCGGCGAAAAAATCCTTCGCTGGGGCGGAGACTCCGAGGGCGGCTTTCCCTATATGTTCCCCGACCCGAAGGACCCCAAGAAGCTCATCGGCTTTGAGGTGGACATCGTCGACGCGCTCGCCGAGGAGATGGGGCGCAAACCGGTCTATGTCAACAACGCCTGGGACAACCTGATCCCCGGCCTTGACCGCAACCTTTACGACATCGCCATCAACGGGCTTGAGGTGACGCCGGAGCACGAAGAGGCGATCAACTTCTCGATCCCCTACTACAAGACCTACCTGCAGCTCGCCGTGCGCCGCAAGGATGATTCGGTAAAGAACCTCCAGGACCTTAAGGGTAAGGTCGCGGGAACGCTGAAGGAGAGCTACGCGCAGATGGTCCTCGAGGAGGTGGGCGACGTTGAGATACGCACCTACATCGTCGAGGCCAACACCTACGAGGACCTCGCAAACGGACGCCTCGACGCGGCGCTCTTCGACCAGCCCATCGCCCTCTATTCGGCGGGTTTCAACCCCGAGATCAAATTCGTAGGGCCGCCGATCGGCGAAATAACCTACGCCATCGCCATCCGCAAGCAGGACAAAGAGCTGCTGACGGAGGTCAACCGTGCGCTCGTGGCGCTGCGCGACAGCGGCAAGCTGCGCGAGATATATGATAAATGGAACCTCTGGACACCGGTAATGGCGACGGAGTTCAACGACTTCGACCCGCCGAAGTACGAGCCGGTCTACTACAACGAGTGGGCGGAGGCCCACAGGCCCAACCTGACGATGCAGAAGCGCATGGAGAGGTACTGGGACGCGATGCCGCTCTTCGCGAAGGGCGCTCTCGTCACAATGGAGGTCTCCATCGTCGCGATGGTGATCGCCATCTCGCTCGGCCTCATCCTCGCGGTGACGCGCGTCTTCGCGCCAGGCTGGCTCGCGCTGATCGCCACCTGGTATGTCGAGATCGTGCGAGGCACGCCGGTGCTGATACAGCTCTTCTTCATCTTCTACGGCCTGCCGTCGGTGGGGATAAAATTCTCGCCCTTCTGGGCCGGAGCGATCGGCCTCGGCCTCAACTACGCCGCCTATGAGGCGGAGATCTACCGCACGGGACTTTTCGCCATCCCCCGCACACAGTGGGAGTCGGCGCTCGCGCTCGGTATGACGAGATGGCAGGCGATGCGCGAGGTCATCCTGCCGCAGGCCGTCCGCGTCGTCATCCCGCCGATCACGAACGACTTCATCTCGCTGCTCAAGGATTCGTCGCTCGTCTCGATCATCACGATGGTGGACCTCACGAAGGTCTACGGACAGGTCTCGGCGACCTATTACGACTACTTCGGCCCGGGCATCATCGTCGCGATAATCTACCTGATCCTCGGCCTGCCCTTCGTGCGCTTCGCGCGCTTCACGGAGAAACGCCTCGCCGCCGCGGAGAACGACGGCAAGCAGGGACGCCGCGAAAACATCTACCGGAGCAGTACAAGATATCTGTAG
- a CDS encoding Na+/H+ antiporter NhaC family protein, whose product MGEIAPKGIISLIPVFITLILAFKTKDAVFSLLIGCISGVMVAGFYNPVFGLAQLFQAALGNADFIWVVMIEVVMGIMIANYLRADVISGVAKWGRQMVKSRRVAYGFGWIVALFVFFSDYFSPLFTGPIARPITDEYKVPREMLAYQLDSTSGPLCTITPISAWAVYMAGLLKGHGPIETADQGMALFIRSIPFNFYGLAAVIVCGLFAFQILPPFGPMKKAMRRADETGEVIRPGSTPLMGDEFNSIQPIPGKGTHMVIHLVVPVLLLIMVAVGSFFIYGGVKILEAFISVVLYQSVVMAAGGYYRSIKDFIDTGTMGIKAVLPAIFILALAYCINTISKSLGAQQYVLELTRHWMTPAMLPAIIFAAGAAISFFTGTSWGTYALLVPFAIPIAFGLSGGEVNNLVVVTVAAIMGGGLFGDHCSPLSDTTCLSSFGASCDHMDHVATQLPYALAIALFCEVLFVICGVTML is encoded by the coding sequence ATGGGAGAAATAGCACCGAAGGGAATAATCTCGTTAATACCGGTATTCATTACTTTGATTCTGGCGTTCAAAACAAAGGACGCCGTATTTTCTCTGCTTATTGGATGTATATCCGGCGTGATGGTCGCGGGATTTTATAACCCGGTGTTTGGTCTGGCGCAGCTTTTCCAGGCGGCGCTCGGCAATGCCGACTTCATCTGGGTCGTGATGATAGAGGTCGTGATGGGGATAATGATCGCCAACTACCTGCGCGCCGACGTTATCAGCGGCGTGGCGAAATGGGGGCGGCAGATGGTTAAGAGCCGCCGCGTCGCCTACGGCTTCGGCTGGATCGTCGCGCTGTTCGTCTTTTTCAGCGATTATTTCAGCCCTCTCTTCACGGGGCCGATCGCGAGGCCGATAACCGACGAGTATAAAGTCCCGCGGGAGATGCTCGCATATCAGCTCGACTCGACGAGCGGCCCGCTATGCACCATAACCCCGATCTCCGCCTGGGCTGTTTATATGGCCGGACTTCTCAAAGGGCACGGCCCCATTGAGACGGCGGATCAGGGAATGGCCCTCTTTATCCGCTCTATCCCCTTCAACTTTTATGGACTGGCCGCCGTCATCGTCTGCGGCCTCTTCGCCTTCCAGATACTTCCGCCCTTCGGCCCGATGAAAAAGGCGATGCGGCGGGCCGACGAGACCGGCGAGGTGATACGCCCCGGCTCAACGCCGCTTATGGGGGACGAATTTAATTCTATCCAGCCGATACCGGGCAAGGGTACGCATATGGTGATCCACCTCGTCGTGCCGGTCCTTCTTTTGATAATGGTGGCGGTCGGCTCGTTCTTCATCTACGGCGGCGTCAAGATTCTTGAAGCGTTTATCTCCGTGGTCCTCTATCAGTCCGTCGTAATGGCCGCGGGCGGATATTACCGGAGCATAAAGGATTTTATCGATACGGGGACGATGGGCATCAAGGCGGTCCTTCCGGCAATCTTTATCCTTGCACTGGCCTACTGCATCAACACGATATCGAAGAGCCTCGGGGCGCAGCAGTATGTCTTGGAGCTGACGCGGCACTGGATGACCCCGGCGATGCTGCCGGCGATAATCTTCGCGGCGGGAGCGGCGATCTCTTTCTTCACGGGAACCTCATGGGGTACCTACGCGCTGCTTGTTCCCTTCGCCATTCCCATCGCTTTCGGACTCTCAGGCGGAGAGGTAAACAATCTCGTCGTCGTAACGGTCGCCGCGATCATGGGCGGCGGGCTCTTCGGTGACCACTGTTCGCCGCTATCCGATACCACCTGTCTCTCCTCGTTCGGAGCCTCATGCGACCACATGGACCACGTGGCGACGCAGCTGCCATATGCGCTGGCTATCGCGCTCTTCTGCGAGGTGCTTTTTGTCATCTGCGGCGTAACGATGCTGTAG
- a CDS encoding iron-containing alcohol dehydrogenase family protein translates to MERTLIPGYTIGTDAYDDIVNICAQYGKKTAIIGGKQALAAARDKILRAIDGSSIESLGCFWYGGECSYENVDMLEPQVREADMLFAVGGGKAIDTCKVLAHRTGRPFFTFPTIASTCASCTSLGIVYNPDGSLRDYSFSKVPPSHIFIDTQIIADAPDRYLWAGMGDTMAKCYECTISSRGDTPSHSDAMGIALSPMCSAPILRWGEKALADCRAGRVTYELSEVILSIIVSTGLVSNFVQVDYTTGMAHAIYNGFTVLPSTEANHHLHGEVVSFGILAMLTADGQFDERDKVLRFSRSIGLPTRLADIHASPADLPAVAEKALAGIDVRKYPYEVTKDMIISGIMELDEYSGRIK, encoded by the coding sequence ATGGAAAGAACATTAATTCCCGGCTATACCATCGGGACCGACGCCTATGACGATATCGTGAACATCTGCGCCCAATATGGAAAGAAGACCGCGATCATCGGCGGGAAGCAGGCGCTTGCCGCCGCACGGGATAAGATCCTCCGGGCTATCGACGGTTCGTCTATCGAATCTTTAGGCTGTTTCTGGTATGGCGGCGAATGCAGTTATGAGAACGTGGACATGCTGGAACCGCAGGTGCGGGAGGCAGACATGCTCTTCGCGGTCGGAGGCGGCAAAGCCATCGACACATGCAAGGTGCTGGCGCACCGCACGGGACGGCCCTTCTTCACCTTCCCCACCATCGCCTCGACCTGCGCCTCGTGCACAAGCCTGGGGATAGTCTATAACCCGGACGGGAGCCTGCGGGACTATTCCTTCTCCAAGGTTCCTCCAAGCCATATCTTTATCGACACGCAGATCATCGCCGACGCTCCCGACCGTTACCTCTGGGCCGGGATGGGCGACACCATGGCCAAGTGTTATGAGTGTACGATCTCTTCCCGCGGAGACACCCCCTCGCATTCCGACGCCATGGGCATCGCCCTCAGCCCCATGTGCTCCGCGCCGATCCTACGCTGGGGCGAAAAGGCCCTCGCGGACTGCCGCGCCGGGCGCGTCACCTACGAGCTCTCCGAGGTGATTCTCAGCATCATCGTCTCCACCGGCCTTGTCTCAAACTTTGTACAGGTGGACTATACGACAGGCATGGCGCACGCGATCTACAACGGCTTCACCGTACTGCCGAGCACGGAGGCAAACCATCACCTCCACGGCGAGGTGGTCTCCTTCGGCATCCTGGCGATGCTCACCGCCGACGGACAGTTTGACGAACGCGACAAGGTCCTGCGCTTCAGCCGTTCCATCGGGCTGCCGACGCGCCTCGCCGATATCCACGCGTCGCCCGCCGACCTCCCCGCCGTGGCGGAGAAGGCGCTCGCGGGAATCGACGTGCGGAAATACCCCTACGAGGTCACCAAAGATATGATAATCTCCGGAATTATGGAGCTGGACGAATACAGCGGCCGGATAAAATAA
- a CDS encoding glutamate racemase → MEAMKAEIAVLCWEEGHVPKGLMQLESLAGNSTNPDSYPFPVHFCRIKGANVETVLENPSGEVLRRMIEASKRLIAGGVRAITTSCGFNAIFQRELASALPVPVFSSSLLQVPLVHRMISAERSVAVLTAKKSALRGEHLAAVGITKEMRVNVLGMEESPEWNKIFTAPEEPVDLGRIAKDTVAAVERGIAEHPETGAVVLECTDLPPFAQSIREAVGLPVFDFITLMGMTAASIGVARPYWGLAGR, encoded by the coding sequence ATGGAAGCGATGAAGGCCGAGATCGCCGTTCTCTGCTGGGAGGAGGGGCATGTGCCGAAGGGGCTTATGCAGCTTGAGTCTCTGGCGGGCAACAGCACGAATCCCGACTCGTATCCTTTCCCGGTGCATTTTTGCCGGATTAAAGGCGCCAATGTCGAAACGGTGCTGGAGAATCCCAGCGGTGAGGTGCTGCGGCGCATGATAGAGGCGTCGAAGAGACTCATCGCCGGCGGAGTGCGGGCCATAACGACCAGCTGTGGCTTCAACGCAATCTTTCAGAGGGAGCTTGCCTCGGCTCTGCCGGTGCCGGTCTTCTCGTCCAGCCTGCTGCAGGTGCCGCTCGTCCATCGGATGATCTCGGCGGAGAGAAGCGTCGCCGTGCTGACGGCGAAGAAGAGCGCGCTCCGCGGCGAGCACCTTGCCGCCGTAGGGATCACAAAAGAGATGAGGGTCAATGTCCTGGGGATGGAAGAATCTCCCGAGTGGAACAAAATATTTACCGCTCCGGAAGAGCCGGTCGACCTTGGGAGGATCGCGAAGGATACTGTGGCCGCGGTGGAAAGGGGGATCGCGGAGCATCCCGAGACTGGAGCCGTAGTCCTGGAATGCACGGACCTGCCGCCGTTTGCCCAGTCAATAAGAGAGGCCGTCGGGCTGCCGGTATTTGATTTTATCACGCTGATGGGAATGACAGCCGCTTCGATCGGCGTGGCAAGACCGTACTGGGGCCTGGCTGGCAGATAA
- a CDS encoding IS110 family transposase has protein sequence MVLIYVGIDVAKDKHDCCILGDSGTCLRESFSFSNDKEGFSKLIAAISAVSGKSADSSQIRTGLEATGHYSANLVAFLRSSGFQPVVFNPLRVKLYRQAISLRRTKTDKADAKCIAGILMSEVSSPVTVSYQIQELKSLTRHRHRLVAICSRSKVSMSRMVDLLFPELPSLGLRTGQASTLALMAELPGADMIAACRIDRLTNILRYASKGRYGREKAEAIKSMAKNSIARTSKALSLELSQVIEQIRFFKRQIAFLDRQIAAMVAEINTPLLTIPGIGFRTAAVILAEIGDIRRFKKPDQLQAFAGLDPSTYQSGKFNAANTPMVKHGSTYLRWSLMQAARLCSIHCRDFRNYMEHKIAQGKHYFVALGHLSKKLIRVIFHMLYTNEVFVSMAA, from the coding sequence ATGGTCTTGATTTATGTTGGTATTGATGTTGCCAAGGATAAGCATGACTGCTGCATTCTTGGCGATTCTGGCACGTGTCTGCGGGAGTCTTTCTCCTTTTCGAACGACAAGGAAGGTTTTTCAAAGCTCATTGCCGCCATTTCGGCTGTTTCCGGAAAGAGCGCAGACTCTTCTCAGATAAGGACAGGACTTGAAGCTACCGGACATTACAGCGCAAACCTTGTGGCTTTCCTCCGTTCCAGCGGATTTCAACCCGTGGTGTTCAACCCTTTGCGCGTGAAGCTTTATCGACAGGCAATTTCACTGCGCAGAACAAAAACAGACAAGGCCGACGCAAAATGTATCGCGGGGATACTGATGTCAGAAGTCTCAAGTCCTGTCACTGTATCTTACCAGATTCAGGAGCTAAAGTCTCTTACACGCCACAGGCACAGGCTAGTTGCCATTTGCAGCAGATCAAAGGTTTCCATGTCCAGAATGGTCGACTTGCTTTTTCCAGAACTGCCCTCTTTAGGGCTCAGAACGGGGCAGGCGTCTACACTGGCGCTTATGGCAGAACTGCCGGGGGCGGATATGATTGCCGCGTGTCGCATCGACCGGCTGACAAATATCCTGCGTTACGCATCAAAGGGCAGGTATGGGAGAGAAAAGGCTGAGGCAATAAAATCAATGGCGAAGAATTCTATTGCCAGAACAAGCAAGGCTCTTTCTTTAGAACTCTCTCAGGTCATTGAGCAGATACGTTTCTTTAAACGACAGATCGCGTTTTTGGACAGACAGATCGCGGCTATGGTCGCTGAAATAAATACGCCGCTGCTGACGATTCCTGGTATTGGCTTTCGTACCGCCGCCGTCATACTTGCGGAGATAGGCGATATACGACGCTTCAAAAAACCTGACCAGCTTCAGGCCTTCGCTGGACTTGACCCGTCCACATATCAATCCGGCAAGTTCAACGCGGCGAACACGCCTATGGTCAAACACGGTTCGACATATCTGCGCTGGTCTCTGATGCAGGCGGCAAGGCTCTGTTCTATCCACTGCCGTGACTTTCGAAACTATATGGAGCACAAGATTGCCCAGGGAAAACATTACTTTGTCGCTTTGGGACATCTTTCAAAAAAACTCATACGCGTTATATTCCACATGCTTTATACAAACGAGGTATTCGTTTCAATGGCTGCCTGA
- a CDS encoding saccharopine dehydrogenase family protein: MKTVLLLGAGRISAPYVDYLLRKGSCKIVVADVSEENLKAISALSPAVETVKADVAREAGALIDKYRPEVAALFLPPELLTGASRTCLEKRVNVVHPVYLTEETRAMADEIREAGLIFVAELGLDPGIDHMSASQNINEIHAAGGKVHSFRSLCGALPALESNTNPWGYKLSWSPSSLIGASKRTAKILQDGKEILWPDGETYEHAFLYEVPRLGVFEAYANADSTVYRESHNIPEAESIYRGTLRFQSWCETICYMNQIGFFETEPQNTEGMTFAGFTARQCGYEGMEAKDALCRRFDLKGWSAFVLRMGWLGFFDDRTLPFASASARDVVSYLFAEKLNFAPDERDLVVLCDEIVASFPDGSTKQYNSVLIDYGIPGKWTSCSRTTGVPPAIATRFILEGRIKTPGLHVPMSPEIYEPVLAELKNEDIVLEETVVSL, encoded by the coding sequence ATGAAAACAGTACTGCTGTTGGGTGCGGGACGAATCTCCGCCCCGTATGTCGATTATCTTCTGCGCAAAGGCAGCTGCAAAATAGTTGTCGCCGATGTGTCCGAAGAAAACCTGAAGGCCATCTCCGCGCTTTCTCCGGCGGTCGAAACGGTAAAGGCGGACGTGGCAAGAGAGGCGGGGGCGCTGATAGATAAGTACCGCCCGGAGGTCGCCGCCCTGTTTTTGCCGCCGGAGCTTCTTACCGGGGCTTCGCGCACCTGTCTTGAAAAGCGGGTTAATGTGGTGCATCCTGTTTACCTCACGGAGGAGACGCGCGCCATGGCCGACGAGATTAGGGAGGCGGGGCTGATATTTGTCGCGGAGCTTGGGCTGGACCCCGGCATCGACCATATGTCGGCGTCGCAGAATATCAACGAGATCCACGCGGCGGGCGGTAAGGTGCACTCCTTCCGCTCCCTCTGCGGCGCGCTGCCGGCGCTGGAATCGAACACTAACCCGTGGGGGTACAAGCTTTCGTGGTCGCCCTCCAGCCTTATTGGGGCCAGCAAGCGGACGGCGAAAATTTTACAGGATGGAAAAGAGATACTTTGGCCGGACGGAGAGACATACGAGCATGCCTTCCTGTACGAGGTCCCGCGGCTCGGCGTCTTCGAGGCCTACGCCAACGCCGATTCGACCGTCTATAGGGAAAGCCACAATATTCCCGAGGCTGAATCGATATATCGCGGCACGCTGCGTTTCCAGAGCTGGTGCGAAACTATCTGTTACATGAATCAGATCGGTTTCTTTGAAACGGAGCCGCAGAACACGGAAGGAATGACCTTTGCCGGATTTACGGCCCGCCAGTGCGGTTATGAGGGCATGGAGGCGAAGGATGCCCTCTGCAGGCGCTTCGACCTCAAAGGCTGGTCCGCCTTTGTCCTGCGTATGGGCTGGCTTGGCTTCTTCGACGACAGGACGCTGCCCTTTGCGAGCGCCTCGGCGCGGGACGTGGTATCGTACCTCTTTGCCGAGAAGCTGAATTTCGCCCCGGACGAGAGAGATCTCGTCGTGCTCTGCGATGAGATCGTCGCCTCCTTCCCGGACGGAAGCACGAAACAGTATAATTCCGTGCTGATAGATTACGGCATCCCCGGAAAATGGACTTCCTGCTCGCGGACCACGGGCGTTCCTCCGGCAATCGCGACGCGTTTCATCCTTGAGGGGCGGATAAAGACGCCGGGACTGCATGTCCCGATGTCTCCCGAAATATACGAACCGGTGCTCGCCGAGCTGAAAAACGAGGATATCGTTCTGGAAGAGACTGTCGTATCGCTTTAG